In Phoenix dactylifera cultivar Barhee BC4 chromosome 11, palm_55x_up_171113_PBpolish2nd_filt_p, whole genome shotgun sequence, the following are encoded in one genomic region:
- the LOC120112367 gene encoding transmembrane protein 45B-like: MGTLVGHVAPGFGFLVVGLWHLINHIKLHSLHPSSYVAPPWFPTPVFRYLELILIILGSLASIAMELVIGPETHQPFDTDGTIPSNHLHNFEHASISLTFLIYAAFAIAFDRIKLRQRAGMTQLLGAVAFGQQLLLFHLHSADHMGVEGQYHWLLQIVIAVSLATTLIGIWLPRSFMVSFVRSMSIAFQGVWFIVMGFMLWTPSLIPKGCFMNSEEGHQVVRCRSGEALDRAKSLVNIQFSWYVAAMALFSMLLYLFLTKRYPEAPEYLPLVEEGVQEEDEDLESQRKLEESDSFVHAGKGMRAMELER, translated from the coding sequence ATGGGCACTTTGGTAGGCCATGTAGCCCCAGGGTTTGGGTTCTTAGTAGTTGGGCTATGGCACCTCATCAACCACATCAAACTCCACTCTCTCCACCCCAGCTCCTATGTTGCACCCCCATGGTTCCCCACCCCAGTTTTTAGATACCTTGAGCTCATCCTGATAATACTCGGCAGCCTTGCCTCCATCGCCATGGAGCTCGTCATCGGCCCAGAGACCCATCAGCCCTTCGACACCGACGGAACCATCCCCTCCAACCACCTCCACAACTTCGAGCACGCCTCCATCTccctcaccttcctcatctaCGCCGCCTTCGCCATCGCCTTCGACCGCATCAAGCTGAGGCAGCGCGCCGGGATGACGCAGCTCCTCGGCGCCGTCGCCTTCGGCCAGCAACTGCTCCTGTTTCACCTCCACTCCGCCGACCACATGGGCGTCGAAGGCCAATACCATTGGCTCCTCCAGATCGTGATCGCGGTGTCGTTGGCCACCACCTTGATCGGGATCTGGCTGCCGAGGAGCTTCATGGTGAGCTTCGTGAGGTCGATGAGCATCGCGTTCCAAGGTGTTTGGTTCATCGTCATGGGCTTCATGCTGTGGACTCCGAGCTTAATTCCCAAGGGATGCTTCATGAACTCGGAGGAGGGGCACCAAGTGGTGAGGTGCCGCAGCGGCGAGGCCCTCGACCGCGCCAAGTCGCTGGTGAACATCCAATTCAGCTGGTACGTGGCCGCCATGGCACTGTTCTCCATGCTGCTCTACTTGTTCTTGACCAAGAGGTACCCCGAGGCGCCGGAGTACCTGCCGTTGGTGGAGGAGGGTGTtcaggaggaggatgaggacttggAATCCCAGAGGAAGCTCGAGGAGTCTGATAGCTTTGTTCATGCGGGAAAGGGGATGAGGGCCATGGAGCTTGAGAGGTAA